Proteins co-encoded in one Pithys albifrons albifrons isolate INPA30051 chromosome 14, PitAlb_v1, whole genome shotgun sequence genomic window:
- the PABIR2 gene encoding PABIR family member 2 isoform X2 encodes MAQEKMELDLELPPGSAAGPGDGGGLRRSNSAPLIHGLSDNSQVFQPYVLRTRRNSTTVMSRHGMFLSSSPIRIPSSRLHQIRREEGVDLMNREAAHEREVQTAMQISQSWEESLSLSDNDLDKSEKSFSPKRIDFVPVSPAPSPTRGIGKQCFSPSLQMFVSSNGLPPSPIPSPTRRFCNRRSQSPINCIRPSVLGPIKRKGEMETESQPKRLFQGTTNMLSPDVTHLTDLSSCLSSDILDGSSSSVGSSSDSLTKGGITTESPVTCSNSCSSFLLMDDFSPK; translated from the exons ATGGCTCAGGAGAAGATGGAGCTGGACCTGGAGCTGCCGCCGGGGAGCGCCGCGGGCCCGGGCGACGGCGGCGGCCTGAGGAGGTCGAACAGCGCCCCGCTCATCCACGGGCTCAG TGACAACTCGCAGGTGTTTCAGCCTTACGTGTTGCGGACTCGTAGGAACAGCACAACAGTTATGAGCCGTCATGGAATG ttcttgtcATCATCTCCTATTCGTATTCCCAGCAGCCGACTTCATCAGATCAGAAGG gaggaaggagtggaTTTAATgaacagagaagcagcacatgAAAG GGAAGTGCAAACAGCAATGCAGATAAGCCAGTCATGGGAGGAAAGCTTGAGCCTG AGCGACAATGACTTGGACAAGTCTGAGAAATCTTTTTCCCCAAAGAGAATAGACTTCGTTCCAGTTTCACCTGCACCTTCACCTACAAGGGGAATAGGAAAG CAATGTTTTTCACCATCATTGCAAATGTTTGTGAGCAGTAATGGATTACCCCCAAGTCCTATTCCCAGCCCAACAAGACGATTCTGCAA CAGGAGGAGTCAAAGTCCAATCAACTGCATCAGGCCCAGTGTTCTTGGCcccattaaaagaaaag GTGAAATGGAAACTGAAAGTCAGCCAAAGAGACTTTTCCAAGGAACAACCAACATGCTTTCTCCAGATGTTACACATCTGACAGATCTCAGTTCATG cCTGTCTTCAGACATCCTTgatgggagcagcagcagtgttggCTCTTCCTCTGATTCCCTGACTAAAGGCGGCATAACCACCGAGTCTCCAGTCACGTGCTCCaactcctgctcctccttcctaCTGATGGATGACTTCTCACCCAAGTGA
- the PABIR2 gene encoding PABIR family member 2 isoform X1, with product MAQEKMELDLELPPGSAAGPGDGGGLRRSNSAPLIHGLSDNSQVFQPYVLRTRRNSTTVMSRHGMFLSSSPIRIPSSRLHQIRREEGVDLMNREAAHEREVQTAMQISQSWEESLSLSDNDLDKSEKSFSPKRIDFVPVSPAPSPTRGIGKQCFSPSLQMFVSSNGLPPSPIPSPTRRFCKRSQSPINCIRPSVLGPIKRKGEMETESQPKRLFQGTTNMLSPDVTHLTDLSSCLSSDILDGSSSSVGSSSDSLTKGGITTESPVTCSNSCSSFLLMDDFSPK from the exons ATGGCTCAGGAGAAGATGGAGCTGGACCTGGAGCTGCCGCCGGGGAGCGCCGCGGGCCCGGGCGACGGCGGCGGCCTGAGGAGGTCGAACAGCGCCCCGCTCATCCACGGGCTCAG TGACAACTCGCAGGTGTTTCAGCCTTACGTGTTGCGGACTCGTAGGAACAGCACAACAGTTATGAGCCGTCATGGAATG ttcttgtcATCATCTCCTATTCGTATTCCCAGCAGCCGACTTCATCAGATCAGAAGG gaggaaggagtggaTTTAATgaacagagaagcagcacatgAAAG GGAAGTGCAAACAGCAATGCAGATAAGCCAGTCATGGGAGGAAAGCTTGAGCCTG AGCGACAATGACTTGGACAAGTCTGAGAAATCTTTTTCCCCAAAGAGAATAGACTTCGTTCCAGTTTCACCTGCACCTTCACCTACAAGGGGAATAGGAAAG CAATGTTTTTCACCATCATTGCAAATGTTTGTGAGCAGTAATGGATTACCCCCAAGTCCTATTCCCAGCCCAACAAGACGATTCTGCAA GAGGAGTCAAAGTCCAATCAACTGCATCAGGCCCAGTGTTCTTGGCcccattaaaagaaaag GTGAAATGGAAACTGAAAGTCAGCCAAAGAGACTTTTCCAAGGAACAACCAACATGCTTTCTCCAGATGTTACACATCTGACAGATCTCAGTTCATG cCTGTCTTCAGACATCCTTgatgggagcagcagcagtgttggCTCTTCCTCTGATTCCCTGACTAAAGGCGGCATAACCACCGAGTCTCCAGTCACGTGCTCCaactcctgctcctccttcctaCTGATGGATGACTTCTCACCCAAGTGA